Part of the Candidatus Omnitrophota bacterium genome is shown below.
ATTTTATTTTATCGCAGATCTTAGAATCATAATAAGCATTACCGGATTGAAAAACCTGCAGGTAAATTTCATTTATCTTGGCTTTCTTACATTGGGCAATCAGCTTTTCCACTCCCTCCTTTGAATAAAGGATTTTTTTGGCGGAAAACACCGATACCCAGATGCCCCGGCCGGAAGCTTTAACCTGAACTTGCCCGCCTTCAGCTAGAGCAAAACTGAAATTCAATAAAAAACCGAATAACAATAAAAACAGTGTTTTAGCAACTTTCTTATTTTTTATTTTCATTTTTTTATTGAATACTTGCACCCGCAGTATTTTTGCAGATAAAGCCCTTTTACTTTGGCTTCTTTATACGCCTGCCTGAAACCAATCCGAAAATCTTCATAATAAAAATCCACGCCTGTTTCTTGGGCGATTTCTCCGCCTAACTGCTTAAGCCGCTGGTGATCCTGGTATGGGCTGACTAATAGGGTTGTGCTAAAGAACGGTATTGCGTTTTCCCTGGCATGTTCAGCTGTTTTTTGTAAACGCAGCGACCAGCAAATTACGCAGCGCTCCGGGGTATTTTCTTTAGCCTTAATTGCCCGGGAAAAATCGGATTCTTGATACTCGGGGCTCTCTACTCCAAGCCCTAAATCCCTGCTTAAAACTTCCAAAGTTTCTTTACGCCTGCCATATTCCTGGCAGGGATAGAGATTAGGATTATAATAAAATCCTTTTATGCTAAATCCCCGGCCTTTTAACCTGCTAAAAGGATAAATCAAACACGGGCCGCAACAGATATGCAGTAGGATCTCCATATTTAAAACCGCTAGAAAATCTCTTCCTGTTGCTCTTTATTAAATTTTAAGCCAAAGTGCTCAAAGGCCTTTTTGGTAGCCAGCCTGCCCCGGGAAGTGCGTTTTAAATAACCGGCCTTTAAAAGATACGGCTCCACCGTATCGGCAATCGTATCAACCTCTTCATTGAGGCTGGCAGCCAAAGATTCAATCCCCACCGGCCCGCCGCCGAATGATTCAAGGATTAATTTTAAAACTTTGCGGTCCAAATCATCAAAACCTGCCTGATCAATACCCAGCTCATCAAGAATCTTGGAAGCCGCCGCCTGATCCACCTTTTCAATTTTTAAAACCTGGGCGTAATCCCGCACCCGGCGCAAGAGCCGGTTAGCAATGCGCGGAGTACCCCTGGCGCGCTTGGCAATTTCCATACAGGCATCTTGATCGATTTGCACCGCCAATAACTGGCTGGAATTTTTTATAATTTTAGCCAAATCCTCTATTTTATAGAAATCCAGGCTATAAAATATACCAAACCTCCCCCTAAGCGGAGCGGCCAAGAGTCCGGTGCGCGTAGTTGCCCCGATTAAAGTAAACGGCTTAAGGTTAAACTTGATCGTTTTGGCATACGGCCCTTTATCGATTACAAAATCAATCTGAAAACTTTCCATTGCCGGGTATAAAAATTCCTCGACAACCTTAGACATCCGGTGGATCTCGTCAATAAAAAGAATATCCCCCTTTTCCAGGTTAGTCAAAATCCCGATTAAATCTCCGGCTCGCTCAATCGCCGGGCCGCTGGTTGCGGTAATTTTTGCGCCCATTTCATGCGAGATAATATGGGATAAGGAGGTTTTACCCAGACCCGGCGGGCCGCTTAAAAGCACATGTTCAAGAGGTTCTTTTCTCTGTTTGGCCGCCTGGATGGCGATTTTTAAATTATCGATGATGTCTTTATGGCCGATGAACTCGCCAAACTTCTTCGGCCTTAAGGATATATTCAGGACAATATCCTCTTCGGATTCCTTAGCCTCGGCAATAACCGGCTCGGGCCTAAGCAGTGTGCGTCTGGTCTCTTCGCTCATAAGGTATAATGTTTTCTTTGTTCCTGGATATAACGATATCCTCGAATTCCACGTCTTGGCGGGCAACAATTTCTTTCATTTTGGCCAACTCCAGGATCGCCAGGAAAATCACGATTATTTCTATCTTGCTTTTTGATTCCCGGAATAATTCCAAAAGTTTAATCTCTGTTTGCACCAATAACAAGTGCAGGATACCGTGCACCTTCTGTTCAACTGTAAATTGATCCTTAACTACTTCATAAAAAACTTCCCGGGGTACATCTTTTAAGGCCCGGGAGAAAGCATTGATCAAATCAAATATACTGGCCTCAAAATACTGGCTCTCTCCTTTATCCGGTATTTGATCACCTTGAGAATTTTCAGTCTTGGGGCGCTTAAAAACTTCCTGCTGACTAACCTCCCTCTGCCTTAAGTTTTCCGCGACCTGTTTAAACTTTTCATATTCAAGCAGCCGCTTGACCAGTTCAGCGCGGGGATCCTCTTCTTCCTCCAAAACTGCCAACTCTTCAGCCGGCAGCAGCATTTTGGATTTTATCTGCATCAGTGTTGAGGCCATCACCAAAAATTCACCGACAATATTTAAATCCAAAAGCTGTATAAAATTTATATATTCCAGATATTGCGCGGTTACCTCGGCAATAGGAATATCATAGATATTCAGGTGGTCTTTCTTTACCAGATATAACAACAGGTCCAGCGGCCCCTCAAAAATATCTAACCGTATTTTGTAGTTCATCTTATATTTTAAGCAACTCTCTTACCTGGGCAATTGTCTTTTTTGCCGCCTCCGTTGCCTTGGCGCTTCCAGAAGATAATATTTCCTGGATATACTTTTTGTCTTTCTGCAGGGAATTTATTTTTTCCTGGATCGGAGCCAATAAACCAATTATCCTGTCTGCCAACTCTTTTTTACATTCGGTGCAGCCGATTTCAGATTTACTGCAACGCTCCTCTGCTTCATTTTTCATCTTTGGGAAAAACACGCCATAATAAGAAAAAACATTGCATTTATGCGGATGCCCGGGATCAGTCAGGCGGATACGCTGTGGGTCGGTGAACATACTTTGGATCTTTTTACGGATAACCTGCGGCTCTTCGGATAAACCGATATAATTATTATAGCTCTTGCTCATCTTGCGGCCGTCTAAACCCAAAAGGCGCGTAGTTTCGGTAAGCAAAGCCGCCGGTTCCACAAAACAATCCGTTTTATAAAGATGGTTAAATTTACGCACAATCTGACGGCTCAGCTCTAAATGCGGCAGTTGGTCCTCCCCCACCGGAACCGTAGCCGCCTTATAAAGCAGGATATCGGCAGCCTGTAAAACCGGATAACCCAGAAAAGCATAAGTCTTTAAATCACGGTTGGCTATTTCCCGTAACTGCTCCTTATAAGTAGGGCAGCGCTCAAGCAACCCTAAAGGCGTAATCAAGGAAAGAATGAAATAAAGTTCCAGATGTTCGGGAACATGCGATTGGATAAAAATAGTGGATTTTTCAGGATCAATTCCGCAGGCAAACCAGTCAATGACATTATCCAGTATATTTACTTTTAGATCATCCGGATTTTCATACTCCGACATCAGCGCGTGCCAATCGGCAACCATAAAAAAACAATCATATTCATTCTGCAGTTTGGTCCAATTAGCCAAGGCCCCGACCAAGTGGCCCAGGTGCAATTTACCCGTGGGGCGCATCCCGCTTAATATTCTTTTTTTCATAGTTTCCTGGCAATCTTCTCTATGTCGTAGGCTTCGATGATGTCGCCTTCCATTAACTGGTCAAATCCGCCAATGGCTATACCGCATTCAAAACCCTCCCCAACCTCACGCACATCATCCTTAAAACGCTTCAAACTTGAAAGCTTGCCTTCAAAAGCAGCTTCCCCGTTGCGCATCACCGTGACCATGCAATTACGATTAATCTTGCCTTTGGTCACAAAACAACCGGCGATTAAACCGGAACGGGAAAGTTTAAACATTTTTCTAACTTCGGCCCTGCCTAAAAATACTTTCTTTAGCTTCGGAGAAAGCATGCCCTCCACCGCGGCTTTGATATCATTAGCCAGCTCATAAATGATACTATAGGTTTTTACATCAATGCCTTCTTTAGAGATCAACTCTTTGGCCGGTTCATCGGCGCTGACATTAAATCCCAAAATCAGCGCGTCCGAAGCCATCGCCAATACTACATCCGAAATATTGATGTTTCCGGCTCCCATATGGATTATATCGATCTTTATCTCGGAGACATTCAACTTATCCAGCGTGTCCTTAATTGCCTCAAGGGAACCCTGCACATCGGCCTTAATAATTAATTTCAATTCTTTAATTTTACCTCCGGCAATCTGGGCGTGTAAATCTTCCAAGCTTACGCGTTTGACTTCCTTTACCTGCTGCAGCCTTTCTTTTTCTACGCGCGCTTGAATTAAACTTTTTGCCAGTTTCTCATCTTCAATCACAAAAAACTGCTCACCTACCTGCGGGATCCCGCTTATGCCTAAGACCTCTACAGGACTTGCCGGGCCGACGCTAGTTATTCCCTGGCCCCGGTCATTAAGCATTGCCCGGATCTTTCCGTATAAAGTACCGACGATTATACTCTGATTAAGGTTTAAGGAGCCATTCTGCACAAGAAGCGTGGCTACCGGCCCCCTGCCCTTGGACATTCTTGCCTCCACAACTACTCCGTAAGCCAGGCGGTCGGGATTTGCTTTTAATTCCATAACTTCTGCCTGCAAAAGAATCATTTCCAGTAAATTATCTATTCCCTCTCCGGTCTTGGCAGAAACCGGCACGGTAATGGTTTTTCCGCCCCAATCTTCGGCGGTCAGGCCGATTTCCGATAATTGTTTTTTGACCATATCGACATTTGCCTGCGCTTTATCTATTTTATTGATCGCCACGATAATCGCCACTCCGGCTGCCCGCGCGTGATCAATTGCTTCCTGGGTCTGCGGCATAATCCCATCATCGGCTGCTACTACCAATACCACAATATCGGTAATCCGCGCGCCGCGGGCCCGCATGGCGGTAAAAGCTTCATGGCCGGGCGTATCCAAAAATGTAATTTCTCCCTGAGGAAGGCTTACCCGATACGCGCCGATATGCTGGGTAATCCCTCCGTGCTCTGCTTCGGTAACTTTAGTCTTGCGTATCGCGTCAAGAAGAGAGGTCTTACCATGGTCAACATGCCCCATAAGAGTAACTATCGGCGGGCGGTTTTTAAGTTCCTGCGGCTGGTCTATTTTTTTATGCATCTCTAAAGCTAATTCTTCGGCATCAGGAGCCTTCTTAATTTTAAAGTTATATTTCAGGCAAAGCTTATTTAAGATATCCTCATCCAAAGTCTGGTTGATACCGATCATCACTTTCATATCCATAAGATGCTTAATAAGAACCGATGATTTCTCCTGCAATTTTATCGCCAAATCCTTAACCGTAATCGGAAGTTCAAGTTCGATCTCTTTGCCCGGGGCAGCTTCTACTTTAATCTCCGGAACAGGTTCCGGTTGAATATGGACAGCTGGCTTGGGTTTAATTACCGGCGCAGCTTCAGGTTTTATTTCAGGTTTTACTTCTATTTTAATTTCCGGCTTGGCTTCAACTTTAACCTCAACTTTAGGCGCCGCGTGTTTTACCGCGGGCTTTACGGATTTTAGTACCGGCTTAATTTCTTCCTTTACCTTTTTTACTGCCGGCTTAGGCTTAAGCGGCTTAGCTGCGGGCTTAGGCTTCAAGGCATGAGCCTTAGCAGGGGACTTCTTGGCTTTTGCTTCAACTTTAACCTTGGTTTTAACTATCTTCTTTACTATTGTTTTTTCTTTTTTGGCTTTGGGCATAATCTCTCCATCTTATATTGAAAAACTTATAATAGTTTTTTAGCTTCGGCGATAATTTTCTGGGCTTTCTTTTCTCCGATGCCTTTAATTTTTATCAGCCCCTCTGCCTTTGCTTCAATTATATCATTAATACTCTTGATTCCCGCTTCTTTTAAACTTTCTACAATTTTTGGCCCTATACCGGATAGATCCCCTAAAGAAACGCCTTCTTTTTTGGCTGTTTTCTTAACTGCCTTCTTGGCTTTTTTAGCCTTAGGCTCTTCCTCTTTACCCTCTTCTGCCTTTGGCCCAACCGCAGCTTTTTCTTCCTTTTTCTCGCCGAGTGCCTCAGCGGCAATCATACTTTTAGTGCGGATATCTAACTCCCAGCCAACGAGCCGGGAAGCCAAGCGCACGTTCTGTCCGTGTTTACCGATGCTCAACGAAAGCTGGTCATCATCAACAATAACCTCAGCCTTAATTTTATCCCGGTCTAGCTTGATTTCAGAAACCTTAGCCGGAGAAAGAGCGGCCTTGATATATTCACGCACATCATCATTAAAACGCACAATATCAATTTTTTCTCCCTGCAGTTCATTAACGATATTCCTTACCCGGTTGCCGCGCATGCCTACGCAGGCCCCCACCGCGTCCACTTTTTCATTCTTGGAATAAACCGAAATTTTAGTGCGTTCACCGGCCTGGCGTGAAATACCCCTGATCTCGACGATCCCTTCATAAATCTCGGGGACCTCCAATTCAAATAACTCTTTGACCAGATTAGGATGAGCGCGCGACAAGATAATCTGCGGGCCCTTAGTGTCTTTTTTTACCTCAACAACATAGGCCCGGATCCGCTGGCCCTGTTTGAATTCCTCCTTAGGAGACTGTTCGCGCTTAAGCAGGATACCTTCGGCCTTACCTAACAGATCCACGATAACATTGCCTTTTTCAAAACGATAAACCGTCCCGCTGACAATCTCCCCTACCCGGCTTTGAAATTCGCCAAAAACCACATCCTTCTCCGCTTCGCGCATTTTCTGGATAATCACCTGGCGAGCGGTAGAGGCGGCGATGCGGCCAAAATCAATATTAGTTACCGGTTCATTATTCCGAAAAGCGCGAATCTCACCGGTTGAGCGGTCAATCTGGACCTTAAACTCTTCATCCGGTTTTAGGTCAATTACTCTCTTAGCCGCGCTAAGCATAGCGCTTTCAACTGCCTCCAGCATAATTTCCTTCTTGATTCCCTTTTCACGTTCGATCTGTTCAATAATTGCAAGTAATTCCTGACTCATTTTTTACTCTCCAGTTATTTTTTAAACTACTAATCGTGCTTTGTTTATTTTTATGAATGGAATCTCTAAAACCTGCCCTGAATGATCAATAAATACGCTTGCCCTATCCACCTTGCTAATTACTCCCTGCCACTGGCATTTTCCGCCGACTAAATCATTAAGAAAAAATACCGCTTCTTTATTCGGGCAGCGTGAAAAATCCTTTTGCGTCTTAAGGCAGCGGTCAAGCCCCGGCGACGAAACCTCCAAAACATAATTACCATCAATTATATTTTTTTCTTCCAGTAATTCGCTAAGCTGGCGATTAAGCAAAGCGCATTCCCCTAAAGTTATACCGCCGCAGGTACGGTCCGCCAAAATCATTAAAACTAAATTGTTGCCTTCATATCGACAAATAAGATCAACCAGCTCCAGGTTTTGCCGGCTAAGGCAGGAACCGATCAACTCATTCAACTCTTTAATCAGTTCTTCTTTAATCAAGGCTTATTCCTTTTTAGCGGTCTTTCAATACGTATCCGCTAATAAAACTTGCCAACTCTTCCCTGGGTATAAGCACGGTTGAGCGATCTTTGCGGATCCTTACTTCAATATTCTTTTCCGTGATACTTTTTTTGCCGATTACAATGCTCAGAGGCACACCGATTAAATCCGCATCCTTGAATTTTACTCCGGCACGCTCATCCCGGTCATCAAGAAGGCAGGAAAATCCGGCGGCATTGATTTGATTATAAAGATCTAAGGCTTCCTGCATGATTGCCGGATTAGTTACATCTAAAGGCAAAATAATGACGCCAAAAGGAGCGGCCTCTTTAGGCCAGATGATTCCATCGGTATCATTATTCTGCTCGATAATCGCCGAAACCAGGCGGGATACCCCGATCCCATAACAACCCATAATCACCGGCTTAAGTTTGCCTTTAGCATCGGAGAAATTAGCTTCGATTGCCTGGCTGTATTTTATGCCCAGCTTAAAAATATGGCCGACTTCAATCGTATTGACTTTATCCATATCGATCTGGCACTTGGGACAAGAGCTATTGCCTTCCTTAAAAGCCATGGCCAGTTGACATTTCGGGCAAAGCATTACGACATCTTCGCCAAGCGGGGCTTGGGCCATAAATTCATGCGAAACTTTACCGCCCATAACCCCGGAATCCGCTTCGGTAATCAAGGTCTTCAGGCCGCATCTGGAAAATATCCGTTTGTATGCCTCATACATCAACTGATAATTTTTATCCAGGCCCGCTTCATCCTGATCAAAGCTATAGGCGTCCTTCATAATAAATTCGCAGGCCCGGATCAAACCAAAACGCGGGCGTATTTCATCGCGGAATTTTGTTTGGATTTGATATAAAACCAGCGGTAATTGCCGGTAACTTGAGCAATTATTTTTTACCAAATCCGTAATCACTTCTTCATGCGTGGGGCCAAGCGCTATGGTTCTGCCGCGGCGATCCTTAAATTTAAACATTACTTCACCTAAGTCCTTATCGCGGCCGGTCTTCTGCCAGAGCTCCAGAGGATGCAAGGCCGGTAAAAGGAGCTGGCTGGCTCCGCAGGCATCCATCTCTTGGCGGATTATCCCCTGAATTTTCTCTAAAACCCGTAACCCCAAAGGAAGATAAGTATAAACCCCAGCCATAAGCATACGGGTAAAGCCGGCACGCAACAATAATTGGTGGCTTAATGATTCTGCCTCCTTGGGTGTTTCTTTTAATGTCGGAATAAAAGCCCTGGTCCAAAACATATTAATCCTTTTTAAAAATTTCTTTGGATAAAGTTACCCCTCTTTTAGCAAAAAGCGGATAGAAAGCCGGCTCTACGCCGGTGGCTTTAAAACGGCCATAAACTTTGCCGCCTTCAACAACGTTAGTAATTTCATAAACAAAAAGATCTTCTAAGTTCGCCCAACCGTTCTTCAGGCCGTTTACCTGCGTAATCCGGGTAATTTTGCGCGAGCCGTCGGAAAGCTGGTCCTGCTGAATAATTAAATGCAAAGATGCGGCAATCTGCCGGTGTATGGCCTCTAAGCTTATGGGGATTCCGGACATCAGAATCATTGTTTCTAACCGGTGCATAACCTCCGCAGGAGTATTGGCATGGATAACTGAAAGCGCGCCATTATGGCCTGAACACATCGCCTGAAGCATATCTAAAGCCTCTGCACTTCTAATTTCACCTAAGATAATCCTCTGAGGCCGCATCCGCAGGGTGTTGCGGAAAAGATCCCTAATGGAAATTTCACCCTTTCCTTCAATATTGGCCGGCTTTGTCTCAAGCCTGACTACATGATCCTGGGCCAAATGCAGTTCCGCTGTATCTTCGATAGTAATGATGCGTTCATCATTACCGATATAACCGGAGAGCACGCCCACGGTAGTGGTTTTTCCGCTCCCGGTAGCGCCGGAAAATATCATATTTACCCTGGCTTTGATACAGGCAATTAAAAAATCCGCCATTTTTCTATCCAGGGTGCCTAAGTTAATAAGATCCTCGGCCTTGACGATTTTTTTAAGAAACTTGCGGATGGTTATTGTCGGGCCGGCTAAAGCCAGGGGCGGAATGATGATATTAACCCGGGAACCATCGGGCAGGCAAACATCCGTATAGGGAACCGTCTCATCCACCCTTCTTCTGGTCGGCGCTAAGATCTTCTGGATAACATACATTAGTTGTTGATCGCTCTCGAATTTCATATCGGTCAACTGTTTTTTTCCGCCCTTCTCTATGTATACGTTTTGCGTGCCGTTAATCATAATTTCGGTAACATCGGGATCCATCATTAATTTCTCGATCGGCCCAAAGCCGGAAAATTCATCGACCAGCTCGTTGATAATCTTATCCCTCTCCTGCTCTTTAAGAACGCCGCGGGGCTTACTTAAGATTCCTTCGAGAATGTTCCTGATTAGAGCGGCAACTTCCGCCTTATTATCGGCACTTTTAAATAAGACATCACTGTTTTTAAATAAGATGCTGCTGTATTTGGCGATAAAATTTTCACGAACCCTGCTTTTTAGCGTCTCTTGGACCATATTCTCTCCTTGCCCAGAAGGGCACACCCGCGCAATTCCTTTAATAAAATCCGCACGCAATCTTTTGCCGGGATCCTCTTCACTATATTACCATGCGAAAACAAAATCCCTTTGTTCTTTCCAAAAGCAACCCCTAAATCAGCTTCTTTTGCTTCTCCCGGGCCATTAACTACGCAGCCCATCACCGCTATACTTAAAGGATGGCCGGATTTCGCTGGACAAAAACTTAAGCTGCTCAATTTATCTTCTAAATCTTTAACTATGCTGATTAAATCCACCTCACAGCGTCCGCAAGTAGGGCAGCTAATTAACCGGACAGAAGAATTACGCAAACCTAAAGATTCCAGAATACATTTGGCTGCCCTGACCTCCTCAACCGGATTATCGGTAAGGGACACCCTTATTGTATCACCAATGCCCTCTAATAGTAAAGCGCCGATTGCAACACTGGACTTAATAATCCCGTTATAAGGAAAGCCGGTTGCCGTAACCCCCAGATGAAAAGGATAGGCGCAAACCTTGGCCATCTTACGGTATGCCTCAACCGTATCCAAAACATTGTTGGCTTTAAGTGAAATTACTATTTTATCAAATTTAAGCTTTTCTATCTTCTTTACATAATCCAAACACGCAGCCACCAGCTTATCGGTCATCGGGGATTTTCTTGGGCCCGCATCTTTTACCGAACCGCTGTTAAGCCCGATACGTAAAGGAATATTGGCCGACTTTAGTGCGCGGATAACCGTCTCTATCTCCTGAGGCTTATCGATATTTCCGGGATTTAACCTGATTTTATCCGCGCCGTTTTCAATGGCGGCAATCGCTAAACGATAATAAAAATGAATATCCGCGACTAAAGGGATTCTTACTTTGGCCTTGATTTTCTTTAAGGCCGCCGCATCAGAGGCATCCTTAATCGCCAGGCGCACGATCTGACAACCCGCTGACTCCAGCTGCTTAATCTGCCTGGTGGTATTCTCAATATCAGAGGTTTTGGTCTTGGTCATCGATTGGATGGCTATCGGGTTTTTCCCTCCAATCAGGCAATCGCCGATTTTTATAACTTTGGATTTTCTTCTTTTAATTTCCATATTATTTGGATACCAATTTAGCGGCCTTGTCCCCGTAAATCCTCACGATGTCATTGTAAGTAACAAATAACGCCAGGGCAATTATAAGGGTAAAACCGATATTATTAACTATCTCTTCGGCCTTGATCCCTAATGCCTTTTTCCTTATTTTTTCCAAACCCAGCAAAAATAGATGGCCGCCGTCCAGAATAGGTAGCGGCAGAAGATTAAATATGGCCAGGCTGACACTTAATATCGCAATCAAATGCATCACTGCGATAAGGCCCATTTTTGCCGCCTTGGAAGTTATGAAAAATATCCCCAGAGGGCCGGTCATGGAATCCCGCATCGACATTTTGCCGGTGGCCAGCATCCATAAGCCCTTATAAGTCATAATCGTCAAATTAATGGTTTTCTGAAAACTAAGATATGCCGACTCAAGAAAACCGTGCTTAACTTCAGTTATTTCATCAAAAGGAGAAATACCGATAATCCCCAAAGCGCGCTTCTGCCCCAATTGGTCATCGATTACTTTATCTTTTATCGGGACATTCAATGTCAATTCCCGATTATCCCGCAAGACAGTGAGGGTTACCTGAGCTTTTGATTTTCTTTCCTGGATTTGGCGTTGCAAATCCTCCCAGACATCAACCTTCCTGCCGTCAACGGCGGTAATCTTATCCGCCACTTTTAAACCGGCGTCTTTTGCTCCGTAACCGTCAATTAATCCGCCGATCTTGGTAGTTAAGGTAGGGTAACCGATAAAAAATATGGACCAAAAAAATAAAAATCCCAGGATATAATTTAAAAACGGGCCAAAGAAAATAATCTGGAATCTCCTGCCGGGGAGCTTAGCAAGATACTCATCGGGCTTGCCTTTGTATTCTGCCTGGTTGTCTCCGGCCATCTTAACGTAACCGCCTAACGGAATAAGGCTGATGCTGTATTCGGTATCCCCTTTTTTCCTTTTAAAAACCTGCGGGCCAAAACCCAGAGAAAACTGCTCAACCCGCACGCCATTAATACGGGCCGCAATGAAATGCCCGAATTCATGCACAATAATGAGCAAGCTTAAAATTAAAATAAAAATAACCGTAGCAATCATCTTCTAATTAAAGGTTAAGAGCCTAGGCGGCCAACTTCTTCCCTGGCCCAGGCATCAGCAGCTAATACTTGGTTAAGGCTGGGATTAGTTATTTTTGCGTGAGCCCGCATTACCTTCTCCACTATTTTGGGTATGGTCAAAAAATTTATCCTTTGGTTTAAAAAATAATTTACGCTTTCTTCATTGGCCGCATTGAGGACCGCAGGCATTGTCCCCAGCTCCCGGGCTGCCTGATAAGCAAGCACAAGCGAGGGAAACTTTTTCAAATCCGGCTTTTCAAAGTGCAATTTACTTAGACGGTAGAAATCTATTCCGGCAAGCTCAGAAGTCAGGCGCTGCGGATAAGATAAAGCATACTGGATCGGTATGCGCATGTCGGTAACCGAAAGCTGGGCCATAATTACACCGTCATTAAATTCAACCATTGAATGGATCAGGGATTCAGGATGAATCAATACTTTTATTTTCTCTACTCCTAAATTAAATAAGAACATTGCCTCAAGCAGCTCCAGCCCTTTATTCATCAAAGTTGCCGAATCCACCGTAATCTTTTTACCCATTTTCCAGCGGGGATGCCGCAATACTTTTTTTATGCTGACCTGTTTGAATTTATTTGCCGGGAAATTCCTCAATGGCCCTCCGGAAGCAGTCAAATACACCCT
Proteins encoded:
- a CDS encoding epoxyqueuosine reductase QueH; its protein translation is MEILLHICCGPCLIYPFSRLKGRGFSIKGFYYNPNLYPCQEYGRRKETLEVLSRDLGLGVESPEYQESDFSRAIKAKENTPERCVICWSLRLQKTAEHARENAIPFFSTTLLVSPYQDHQRLKQLGGEIAQETGVDFYYEDFRIGFRQAYKEAKVKGLYLQKYCGCKYSIKK
- the ruvB gene encoding Holliday junction branch migration DNA helicase RuvB, with translation MSEETRRTLLRPEPVIAEAKESEEDIVLNISLRPKKFGEFIGHKDIIDNLKIAIQAAKQRKEPLEHVLLSGPPGLGKTSLSHIISHEMGAKITATSGPAIERAGDLIGILTNLEKGDILFIDEIHRMSKVVEEFLYPAMESFQIDFVIDKGPYAKTIKFNLKPFTLIGATTRTGLLAAPLRGRFGIFYSLDFYKIEDLAKIIKNSSQLLAVQIDQDACMEIAKRARGTPRIANRLLRRVRDYAQVLKIEKVDQAAASKILDELGIDQAGFDDLDRKVLKLILESFGGGPVGIESLAASLNEEVDTIADTVEPYLLKAGYLKRTSRGRLATKKAFEHFGLKFNKEQQEEIF
- a CDS encoding segregation/condensation protein A; this translates as MNYKIRLDIFEGPLDLLLYLVKKDHLNIYDIPIAEVTAQYLEYINFIQLLDLNIVGEFLVMASTLMQIKSKMLLPAEELAVLEEEEDPRAELVKRLLEYEKFKQVAENLRQREVSQQEVFKRPKTENSQGDQIPDKGESQYFEASIFDLINAFSRALKDVPREVFYEVVKDQFTVEQKVHGILHLLLVQTEIKLLELFRESKSKIEIIVIFLAILELAKMKEIVARQDVEFEDIVISRNKENIIPYERRDQTHTA
- the trpS gene encoding tryptophan--tRNA ligase translates to MKKRILSGMRPTGKLHLGHLVGALANWTKLQNEYDCFFMVADWHALMSEYENPDDLKVNILDNVIDWFACGIDPEKSTIFIQSHVPEHLELYFILSLITPLGLLERCPTYKEQLREIANRDLKTYAFLGYPVLQAADILLYKAATVPVGEDQLPHLELSRQIVRKFNHLYKTDCFVEPAALLTETTRLLGLDGRKMSKSYNNYIGLSEEPQVIRKKIQSMFTDPQRIRLTDPGHPHKCNVFSYYGVFFPKMKNEAEERCSKSEIGCTECKKELADRIIGLLAPIQEKINSLQKDKKYIQEILSSGSAKATEAAKKTIAQVRELLKI
- the infB gene encoding translation initiation factor IF-2 gives rise to the protein MPKAKKEKTIVKKIVKTKVKVEAKAKKSPAKAHALKPKPAAKPLKPKPAVKKVKEEIKPVLKSVKPAVKHAAPKVEVKVEAKPEIKIEVKPEIKPEAAPVIKPKPAVHIQPEPVPEIKVEAAPGKEIELELPITVKDLAIKLQEKSSVLIKHLMDMKVMIGINQTLDEDILNKLCLKYNFKIKKAPDAEELALEMHKKIDQPQELKNRPPIVTLMGHVDHGKTSLLDAIRKTKVTEAEHGGITQHIGAYRVSLPQGEITFLDTPGHEAFTAMRARGARITDIVVLVVAADDGIMPQTQEAIDHARAAGVAIIVAINKIDKAQANVDMVKKQLSEIGLTAEDWGGKTITVPVSAKTGEGIDNLLEMILLQAEVMELKANPDRLAYGVVVEARMSKGRGPVATLLVQNGSLNLNQSIIVGTLYGKIRAMLNDRGQGITSVGPASPVEVLGISGIPQVGEQFFVIEDEKLAKSLIQARVEKERLQQVKEVKRVSLEDLHAQIAGGKIKELKLIIKADVQGSLEAIKDTLDKLNVSEIKIDIIHMGAGNINISDVVLAMASDALILGFNVSADEPAKELISKEGIDVKTYSIIYELANDIKAAVEGMLSPKLKKVFLGRAEVRKMFKLSRSGLIAGCFVTKGKINRNCMVTVMRNGEAAFEGKLSSLKRFKDDVREVGEGFECGIAIGGFDQLMEGDIIEAYDIEKIARKL
- the nusA gene encoding transcription termination factor NusA — translated: MSQELLAIIEQIEREKGIKKEIMLEAVESAMLSAAKRVIDLKPDEEFKVQIDRSTGEIRAFRNNEPVTNIDFGRIAASTARQVIIQKMREAEKDVVFGEFQSRVGEIVSGTVYRFEKGNVIVDLLGKAEGILLKREQSPKEEFKQGQRIRAYVVEVKKDTKGPQIILSRAHPNLVKELFELEVPEIYEGIVEIRGISRQAGERTKISVYSKNEKVDAVGACVGMRGNRVRNIVNELQGEKIDIVRFNDDVREYIKAALSPAKVSEIKLDRDKIKAEVIVDDDQLSLSIGKHGQNVRLASRLVGWELDIRTKSMIAAEALGEKKEEKAAVGPKAEEGKEEEPKAKKAKKAVKKTAKKEGVSLGDLSGIGPKIVESLKEAGIKSINDIIEAKAEGLIKIKGIGEKKAQKIIAEAKKLL
- the proS gene encoding proline--tRNA ligase, with the protein product MFWTRAFIPTLKETPKEAESLSHQLLLRAGFTRMLMAGVYTYLPLGLRVLEKIQGIIRQEMDACGASQLLLPALHPLELWQKTGRDKDLGEVMFKFKDRRGRTIALGPTHEEVITDLVKNNCSSYRQLPLVLYQIQTKFRDEIRPRFGLIRACEFIMKDAYSFDQDEAGLDKNYQLMYEAYKRIFSRCGLKTLITEADSGVMGGKVSHEFMAQAPLGEDVVMLCPKCQLAMAFKEGNSSCPKCQIDMDKVNTIEVGHIFKLGIKYSQAIEANFSDAKGKLKPVIMGCYGIGVSRLVSAIIEQNNDTDGIIWPKEAAPFGVIILPLDVTNPAIMQEALDLYNQINAAGFSCLLDDRDERAGVKFKDADLIGVPLSIVIGKKSITEKNIEVRIRKDRSTVLIPREELASFISGYVLKDR